A window from Zingiber officinale cultivar Zhangliang chromosome 7A, Zo_v1.1, whole genome shotgun sequence encodes these proteins:
- the LOC122002222 gene encoding uncharacterized protein LOC122002222 yields MGEEQDPQRLKRIAAAAYDYDMDPRWAEYWSNILIPPHKASRSDVVDHFKRKFYQRFIDPELVVEAMASTSASKSSRAAERPSAQTTESSRASERHSSQSSAQNVRPQNSGSSGGAAGTAASTGRSASSLRLDQRSIHFSLEAWVLVVAVLGVLPVVPRNFSNKAYRLSLLGTACSSVYSLYTLYGKPRAWNLPAIQTWFQTLIGAKDFVHLIYCVTLVTAQLHFKFALIPVFCWSLEHVAKFLRRNFAHSSLYRKYLEEPCVWVEANGTTLTILSSNAEIGLGFLLILSLFSWQRNIIQTFIYWQLLKLMYHVPATSGYHQSVWARIGRTVNPYIYRYAPFLNSPISAVQRWWFR; encoded by the exons ATGGGTGAGGAGCAGGATCCACAGCGACTGAAGAGGATCGCTGCGGCGGCGTACGACTACGACATGGATCCCCGATGGGCGGAGTACTGGTCCAATATCTTGATCCCGCCTCACAAGGCCTCTCGATCCGACGTCGTTGACCACTTCAAGCGCAAGTTCTATCAGCGTTTCATC GATCCTGAGCTTGTTGTGGAGGCAATGGCTTCAACTAGTGCTTCTAAGTCATCAAGAGCAGCAGAGAGACCTTCAGCACAAACAACAGAGTCATCAAGAGCATCAGAGAGACACTCCTCACAGTCAAGTGCTCAAAATGTGAGGCCACAAAATTCAG GTTCTAGTGGTGGAGCTGCTGGAACAGCTGCATCAACAGGCAGGAGTGCCAGTTCATTGAGGCTAGATCAACGGTCTATACATTTTTCTCTCGAAGCTTGG GTCTTAGTGGTTGCTGTGCTTGGGGTGCTGCCAGTTGTACCAAGAAATTTTTCAAACAAGGCATATCGTTTGTCTTTGCTTGGTACTGCATGCTCCTCGGTGTATTCACTATACACTCTCTATGGG AAACCAAGGGCATGGAACCTCCCTGCTATCCAAACATGGTTTCAAACTTTGATTGGAGCAAAAGATTTTGTCCATTTAATATATTGTGTTACACTTGTTACAGCTCAGCTACACTTTAAAT TTGCTCTCATCCCTGTATTTTGTTGGTCACTTGAGCACGTGGCAAAATTTCTAAGACGCAACTTTGCACATTCTTCTTTATACAG GAAATACTTGGAGGAACCTTGTGTATGGGTAGAAGCAAATGGAACTACATTGACTATTCTAAGTTCAAATGCTGAGATTGGATTGGGCTTTCTTCTAATTTTATCTTTATTCTC GTGGCAACGCAACATAATTCAGACATTCATATACTGGCAG CTACTGAAGCTCATGTACCATGTTCCTGCTACTTCTGGTTATCACCAAAGCGTGTGGGCCAGGATTGGTCGTACTGTGAATCCGTATATCTATCGTTATGCACCCTTCTTAAACAGCCCCATATCTGCAGTTCAAAGATGGTGGTTCAGATAG
- the LOC122002221 gene encoding proline-rich receptor-like protein kinase PERK8 — MRVILWKKKMEAFYYTSPPPPPLDALSPPPSLESGYSIPSTPPSSPPLSPPTHASRPPSALPDDYFSPPSLSTPPPPAIAAPPPALLLSPPPAVIPPMTPIYYQSPPPPPLSFAPPPSSPPPSHTNSSPFSSRSNATSPVSSNMTRRSPPSRFLPPPGMTHHVPWNNASSRSSMSTAATVVTFAIVAGIVMLSFVGAAVWLVKKRKKPLQPTSHGGDITMAPSVSTLTPEVYPHARSPPYPLVRYSPEAGSGIPFSLLESGLGHTKLWFTLDELSMITDNFSPQNLLGEGGSGCVYKGYLIDGREVAVKQLKVSGAQGELHFRAEVDTISRAHHRHLVSLVGYCVSENERLLVYDYVPNRTLYYHLHAKGRPVMQWSKRLKVAAGAARGIAYLHEDCHPRIIHRDIKSSNILLDYNFEAKVSDFGLARSAMDENTHVSTRVMGTFGYLAPEYATSGKLTAKSDVYSFGVVLLELITGRKPVDSSQPLGDECLAEWARPLLIQALENGDFRCLPDPRLDGNYDNDEMFQIIEVAAACIRHSSTMRPRMTQVVRALDGLTDFDINNGVPPGQSDSFNSPKSEEIRMFQRMGFGSEDYNSDHSRKS, encoded by the exons ATGAGGGTTATCCtgtggaagaaaaagatggaagcTTTTTACTACAcatcgccgccgccgcctccactAGATGCCCTATCACCGCCGCCATCTCTTGAAAGCGGGTATTCCATCCCCTCTACTCCACCTTCATCCCCTCCCCTCTCACCACCGACCCATGCTTCACGCCCACCAAGTGCTCTACCGGATGACTATTTTTCACCTCCATCATTGTCAACACCTCCTCCACCGGCAATTGCAGCTCCGCCACCAGCACTGCTTTTGTCACCTCCACCAGCTGTCATTCCTCCTATGACACCAATCTATTATCAGTCACCGCCACCACCGCCGCTGTCTTTTGCCCCACCACCATCTTCGCCACCACCTTCccatactaattcttctcccttTTCATCTAGAAGCAATGCTACCTCACCAGTATCTTCTAATATGACCCGTAGGAGCCCACCATCACGATTTTTACCTCCACCAGGAATGACGCATCATGTACCATGGAACAATGCCTCCTCAAGAAGCAGCATGAGTACTGCTGCAACTGTTGTTACATTCGCCATTGTTGCTGGTATTGTGATGCTTAGTTTTGTTGGAGCAGCTGTGTGGCTTGTGAAAAAGCGTAAGAAACCACTCCAACCTACCAGTCATGGTGGAGATATCACTATGGCACCATCAGTGTCTACACTTACACCAG AGGTATACCCTCATGCAAGATCTCCACCATATCCTCTTGTAAGGTATAGTCCTGAAGCAGGCTCTGGAATCCCTTTCTCACTATTGGAGTCGGGGTTAGGACATACAAAATTATGGTTTACACTGGACGAGCTATCAATGATTACAGATAACTTCTCACCTCAGAACCTTTTAGGTGAAGGTGGCTCTGGTTGTGTGTATAAAGGATACTTAATCGATGGAAGAGAAGTGGCTGTGAAGCAGCTTAAAGTTAGCGGCGCACAAGGAGAGCTTCACTTCAGAGCTGAAGTTGACACTATCAGCCGTGCACACCATCGCCATTTGGTTTCTCTTGTGGGATATTGTGTATCAGAGAACGAGAGATTGCTCGTCTATGACTATGTGCCCAATAGAACTCTTTATTACCATCTCCATG CTAAAGGAAGACCAGTAATGCAATGGTCTAAGAGGCTTAAGGTTGCTGCTGGGGCAGCTCGTGGAATAGCATACCTTCATGAGGATT GTCATCCTCGGATAATTCATAGAGATATCAAGTCCTCAAACATTCTATTAGATTATAACTTTGAGGCTAAG GTTTCTGACTTCGGTCTTGCAAGGTCAGCTATGGACGAAAACACACACGTGTCCACACGTGTAATGGGGACTTTTGG ATACTTGGCTCCGGAGTATGCAACAAGTGGAAAGTTAACTGCTAAATCTGATGTATATTCATTTGGGGTGGTTCTTTTGGAACTTATTACCGGACGGAAACCTGTTGATTCATCTCAACCTTTAGGAGATGAATGTCTTGCTGAATGG GCTCGGCCATTGCTAATCCAAGCTCTTGAAAATGGAGATTTCAGATGCCTACCAGATCCAAGGCTCGACGGGAACTATGACAACGATGAGATGTTTCAGATCATTGAAGTAGCAGCTGCTTGCATTCGCCATTCTTCTACCATGAGGCCTCGAATGACTCAG GTGGTGAGAGCTCTTGATGGCTTAACTGACTTTGACATAAACAATGGTGTACCACCAGGCCAAAGTGACAGCTTTAATTCACCAAAATCTGAAGAAATCAGAATGTTTCAGAGGATGGGATTTGGCAGTGAAGACTACAACAGTGATCATAGTCGAAAGAGTTAA
- the LOC122002224 gene encoding signal recognition particle subunit SRP72-like, which translates to MPPKAKASPKASPAQPTPAVPIEDLFTSLHRHVRDFEYEQAAKVADQVLAVAPGDEDALRCKVVALIKSDAIEMALSTIQGSRHLPVDLKFYEAYCLYRQNKLYEAMKLLDGQERNSVILQLESQILYRLGKMEACMDSYEKIQRFKIDSLDLKANIIAALVAAGRSAEVQGTMEALKVKAASSFELAYNYACSLIEKKKYAEAEQQLLSARRIGQEMLMEEDYADDEIESELAPIAVQLAYAHQLQGRTQEAIEAYTAILNRNPSDYPSLAVATNNLVSLRGTKDVSDSLRRLDRLIEKGSGGKQFQLANGLDFKLSSRQKESLYSNRLLLLLQANKMDQAQELVAVLPDMFPDSVMPVLLQAALHVREKKVAKAEEVLIQYANKFPEKSMPVLLARAQIAAAAGHYQISTESLLKVRDIQHMAATVATLVSLQERMGDYNGAAAVLDSAIQWWKNAMTEENKLDLIIHEAANFKLNHGREDEASQLYEKLVKSHGNIEALVGLVMTAARTDLEKAELYEKQLKQLSGLKGLNVENLEKTSGAKHVEGPQIVKVEVSEDVKKAKSKKRKRKPRYPKGFDPANPGPPPDPERWLPKRERSSYRPKRKDKRSQIRGSQGAVVREKHDALTPATTASSTNGPTSKPSQGSTAASKGGSQKPAAASERPKASGKSKKKSRS; encoded by the exons ATGCCGCCTAAAGCCAAGGCGAGCCCCAAGGCCTCGCCTGCCCAGCCGACTCCCGCTGTGCCGATCGAGGACCTCTTCACCTCCCTCCATCGCCATGTCCGCGACTTCGAGTACGAGCAGGCTGCCAAGGTCGCCGATCAAG TTCTCGCGGTCGCGCCCGGGGACGAGGATGCGTTGCGATGCAAAGTCGTGGCTTTGATCAAGTCCGATGCGATCGAAATGGCTCTCTCCACGATTCAGGGTTCGCGTCATCTGCCAGTGGATCTCAAATTTTATGAG GCATACTGCTTATATAGGCAGAATAAACTATATGAAGCCATGAAGTTGTTAGATGGACAAGAAAGAAACTCTGTGATCCTGCAATTGGAATCTCAGATTCTTTATCGTTTAGGAAAAATGGAAGCTTGCATGGATAGTTATGAAAAAATCCAAAGATTCAAGATTGACTCCTTAGATTTAAAGGCAAACATTATTGCTGCTTTAGTGGCAGCTGGAAGGTCTGCTGAAGTTCAAGGAACCATGGAGGCACTTAAAGTGAAAGCTGCAAGTAGCTTTGAACTTGCATACAACTACGCCTGCTCCTtgattgaaaagaaaaaatatgCAGAGGCTGAGCAACAATTACTTTCAGCTCGAAG AATTGGGCAGGAAATGCTAATGGAGGAAGACTATGCAGATGATGAGATAGAATCGGAGCTAGCTCCAATTGCCGTGCAGCTGGCCTATGCCCATCAG TTACAAGGACGCACTCAAGAAGCAATAGAAGCTTATACGGCTATACTAAACCGTAATCCGTCTGATTATCCATCACTTGCAGTGGCTACAAATAATCTTGTTTCTCTACGGGGTACAAAGGATGTTTCAGATAGTCTGCGGAGGCTTGATCGTCTAATAGAGAAGGGCTCTGGTGGAAAGCAATTCCAACTTGCTAATGGATTGGATTTCAAGTTGTCTTCAAGGCAAAAAGAATCACTATATTCAAACAGACTGCTTTTACTTCTTCAGGCAAATAAGATGGATCAG GCTCAAGAACTAGTCGCTGTGCTGCCAGATATGTTCCCTGATAGTGTAATGCCTGTTCTACTTCAAGCTGCTTTGCATGTTAGGGAGAAAAAAGTGGCTAAGGCCGAGGAAGTCCTCATTCAGTACGCAAACAAGTTTCCGGAGAAATCCATGCCAGTCCTCCTTGCTCGAGCTCAGATTGCTGCTGCTGCCGGCCACTATCAGATATCAACTGAATCCCTGTTAAAGGTTCGTGATATTCAACATATGGCTGCCACTGTCGCGACACTGGTTTCGTTGCAAGAGCGCATGGGTGATTATAATGGTGCCGCTGCAGTTCTGGACTCTGCAATCCAGTGGTGGAAGAATGCCATGACGGAAGAAAACAAACTCGATTTGATCATTCACGAAGCTGCAAATTTTAAGCTTAATCATGGACGCGAAGATGAGGCCTCCCAGTTATACGAGAAACTCGTCAAGAGCCATGGAAACATTGAGGCTCTAGTAGGACTTGTGATGACTGCTGCTCGGACTGATCTTGAGAAGGCCGAGTTATACGAGAAGCAGTTGAAGCAACTTTCTGGTCTGAAAGGGTTGAATGTGGAGAACCTGGAGAAAACTTCTGGTGCAAAACATGTTGAAGGCCCACAGATAGTGAAGGTCGAAGTTTCCGAGGACGTAAAGAAAGCAAAGTCCAAGAAAAGAAAGCGAAAGCCTAGGTACCCGAAGGGATTCGATCCGGCTAATCCAGGGCCACCTCCAGATCCTGAGAGATGGCTACCAAAGAGAGAGAGGTCAAGCTATAGGCCCAAGAGGAAGGATAAGAGAAGCCAGATTAGGGGTTCTCAGGGAGCTGTGGTTAGAGAGAAACATGATGCACTCACTCCGGCAACTACAGCTTCATCTACCAATGGCCCGACTTCGAAACCAAGCCAAGGATCAACTGCTGCATCCAAAGGGGGATCCCAAAAGCCAGCAGCTGCCTCTGAACGTCCAAAAGCTTCCGGCAAATCGAAGAAGAAATCTCGTTCTTAA